The Amycolatopsis nigrescens CSC17Ta-90 genomic interval ATGTTGGGAAACGGCGTGAAGCCAAGCGAGTAGTACAGGGGTCCACGGGTGCCTGGAAGTCGTCTCCACCGGCTACTCCGGACGGCACCGGCATCGTGGACGACTGCCGTCGCACACCCATTCACTCGATGGGTTGTTGAGGCTGTGAGGGACGCTTCCGTTTTGTCACGACGGCGTCGAACGGGCCGCGGTTCTGGTTCAATGCACTCATGGATCCATTGTCGGTGCGGTCGGACGACGAGGATTACGAGTTCCTTCGGCGGGTTCGTCTACGCCGCCGCGAGCCCAATCCCGATACCATGACGTTTCTGGAGCGACTACAGGAAGGCATATGCCAGCGTCGACCTCCACAGGTGCCGCTGAACAACGAGGCCATCCGCTCAATGCGGCCGAACCTGACCGAAGCCGAGCTTGCCGATTTGAGCCGGTACTTCGCGGAGGTCGCCTCCTCGATCCGGCCCCCGACACAGTTCGAAGGCTCACACCATCAGAAAGTCCAGCTCTGTGCGGCCGAGATCGATGAAGCTGTGGCGCGCCTCGGGCGGTGGCCGAACGCGGACAACCCGCCGCTGTTCGCGCTCATGGAGTACGGCCATGTGAATGCCCGCACGATCCGGGCGCCGCACACCGGCGACCACATCGTGCTTGTAGACACTGAGCTGATGCAGTTCCTGTTTCAATTCAGCAAGGCGGTGGCACTGGCTATACCCACCGGGCCCCCGGCTCCGAACGGGATCCTGTGTTACGCCACCAACATCGACGATGTGCGCGCACACCTTCAGAGCACCCGGGAACCATCGCGACGCTTCGCCAGCGTGGTGTTCCACTATGCCACCACTGGTCGCGCGTCCTCCGCCGAATCCTACCGCGTGCCGCCGGCGACCGAGCGCCTCTACGGGATCATCATGCAGTCCGCGCAGACCTTCGCTCTCGCTCACGAGTACGCCCACGTGTTGGATGGGCATCTGCGCGATGGGCGCCGCGATGTCACCGGCGTCGACGGAGAGCGCGTATCTCTGTCGCGGTGGGCGATGGGTCTGGAAATGAAGGCCGATCGCATCGGTCTCGACCTCACCGCCGACATCATGGGCAAAGCGGGCTACGACATCAACTTCACCTACTGGGGCGTCGAACTTTTCCTATGCGCCAACGAGATCGCGCTGAAGGCAATCTCGCTGCTGCGCACTGGCGATGAGCACGGCTTGCAGGACGCAGAGAAACATCAGGTCGCGCTCTTTCACGCCAGAAGGACAGCCCTCGACTTCCTTTTCCATACGGACCTCGAAAAGAAGGTTGGCAAGGCCGCCAGCGACCGCGCATGGAGTCAGATTGAGAAGGGCCTGCACGCGGTCCGCGACATTATGGACCTGCTGTGGGAAGAGGACGTTGCGCCATTTCTGAAAGTAGCCCATGCCGACGGTGTCCGCCCGGCCGCGGTCTGGGAGAGCTAGGCGAACCAGGTAATGCCCAGCGAGCCGAGCACCATCGTCAGCGACACGTAGGCCATCACGACGGCGCGGCGCAGGTCCCGGCACGCACGGCGCAGCCGATCCCGACGCCGCGTGATCAGCTCATCCAGCGACGCCTCAGCCAGGCGACGGGCCGGGAACCCGTACGCTGCCCGCATCGCGACAAAGCCACCGATGGCGCTGATCGCGACCGCGAACAACAACAGGGCCCCGGCGACGATCTTGCCAGCGGTGTCCAGCGTTGCTGCGCCGCCGGCACCACGAATCGAGGCGACCACGGTCGTCAGGGCGACCAGGCCACCGAGCCCATTGCGCCACTTCTCCGCCTGTGCCCGCACCGCGTCCAGCTCGCCCGCCTGCAGATCCTGCAACTCCTCGGCCCGGCGTAAATCACTCGGAGTAGCGGACGCCCCTGGGGTGACTTTAACCATCCGGATTCCCCCATTCCACGTTCAGCGTCCAGTAGGCGCCGCAACCCTCGCCGCGCGGTGCACCGGGATGATGGCTCCGGCAGCAGCAATACACTGTGACCTCGCGTTTGGACGGTCCACCCGTTGCAGCAGCAGCCCGCATCGCCTTGTCGAACAGCCGGTCCCGGATCGGCGCCCAGTTCGCATCCCGGTATGACACAATCGGTTCCCGGAACGCCGCCGCATGCCGGCACCGCACGCACGGACCTTCAATGATGATTTCCTCCGGATCCTGCTCGTCCGGCAGGATCCGCACCTCTGCCTCCTTCGCGGCGACCCGGTTGTAGGACGGGTGATGCGTCACCTCATAGGGCAGTGGCTCGGGAGTGGTCACCCGAACATTCTATCCAAACACCCACGGCAACCTCAACGGTGTGCCTGAGCACGGATATCTCCGGGTTCCTCAGCGGATGATCGACTGGCAAGCATTCATGGCCGAAGCCAGGCGCGGCGGATATCGACTGCTACACAGCGATGATATCCCACGGGGCGAGGTGTCTACCGCCACCCCCACACCACTCACCTTCACCCTCGTACCAGTTTCCCTTGGGTCGCACTGACAGCTCAAACTTCTGGTTGAGTGGTACTCGCTTGCCGATGGTGTAGATAGTACGTACTCCATCGGGGATAGCAAAGAAGCGACCGTTGAAATTGTCGAGTGGAACGTCGTAGAATTTCCCAACTTCATGCCAGCCCAGATCCCGTGATGCCCTGGGACCAACGGACTCAATAATCACCTCATGAACTAACATGCCGTCCTGATTTACGTCGCCCGTCAACACCCCGCCGCCCAGTAGCCAGGAATGCTGTGTCTGGCAAGTGTCGGGTGGATCGAATCCCCAGTGGTTGAATTGTAGGAGATTGTTGGAGTTTGCTGCGATCCTTTGCGGGTCTGGAGGGAAGTGCCAGTACGCATGGGCATTATGCGGGAAGACGAGTCCGATTCCAACTGTCGTCGCCCCGGCTGCGATTATCGTCAGCAGGCGCCGTCGTAGTCCGATGCTCATGATACCCCTTTCATGTTTATATTGACTGGTTGGAGCACTGTTGTGGTTGCGGCAACTCTCGCTTGGCCGAGTTAATGCTCGTAGATCCCACTCCACGCTTCTCCGTTCCAGTCGCCGATGATCCAGACTTGTGCTTGCCACGGCTGCAGGCCGGGCCACTGGTCGACGATCTCGTCGGTGTTCGCTCCGCAGCCAAGCACGGGCGGCGTCGCACATTCTTTGCGACCGCCACCGACTCGCTGTCCTCCCTGGTACAGACTGACCATTACGGTGAGACGGGACACCGACTGCTGACAATTCACCCAGCCGGCACCGTACATACTGTTCGGACGCGGATCGACAACATCGGCGATCGCGCCAGCGGAACAGTCCGCCGGCGCCGCCCCAGCGGGCGCTGCGCCATTATCACTGGTCGCACTCGCGGCCCCAGCGCCGCCAACCAACAGTCCCCCCGCGGAGACGGCGACGAGGCCGTATCCAACGAGCCTGCTCAACAGGCGCGTCATTGGCCACCCCTTTCCTGAAGATCTGTACTTGGTGTCGGCAAAAACTCTGCCTGAACGCACTGACAGATTGTTTTCAGGTTGCTGTCGGTCGCAGCCGGACCGCCCTGACCTGCCGACGCCCCCAGTCGGGCCAGTGCACAGATACGCCGCCGGTGAAGGCCCGCGGCGCGGGAGGATTCACGTCTAGGCGAACTGTCAGTGTTGCGAAAGTGGATCGAAAGAACCGCTGGATATGCTGAAGTGCGAGGATAACCAAGAGTGGATATCCTGCAGAGGGGAGTGACTGTGCGTCGAACTATTGTGACTTTCTTTTTAATGGTTGTAGCGGTAATGTTTTCGATGGTCGCCACGGTGGCACATGCGCAAGAGTCCGTTGGTGTCGCAACCGGAAAATCCGAGGTGCGCGAGCCGCACTACACAGTGTGGGCCTACGGTGTCAACGGCCGGGACAGCGTCGCTGACTGGAAGCGGTGTGAGAATTTCCCGAGTGTCGGGGCCTGTCCGGATATATTCGCCACGATCAACCGCGGGGACGATCTGATTGTCATGTGTCAGCGGCCTGGGGAAATTGTGGGTGGCAACCCTTATTGGGTCAAGGTCTTCGGTGCGGTCACCGGGTGGCGCGCGGTTTGGGTGGCCAGTCATTTCATCGACTACCCGGATGACGTACTCCCGAATGTTCCGCGCTGTGATTTTGTCGGCGACTCAACCCGCGATTGATCAGGTGGATGCTATGAAGATTGCGCGGCAAACCCTGGTGTCGCTGACTATCGCCGCGGCCCTCGGGCTGACCGGAGGAACGGCGTTCGCGACCACGAACACGGCGTCGAACGCCACCGCAACGTCGAGTGACCGGCAGGCGTCGAGCCTTGCTGCCCAGTTCGACTGGTGGCTTCTGGCGGCAGGTGACATTACGTCCCGAACCTGGGTCTCCAATCAGGTCGGCTGGACGAATATCAAGGTCAATAACGTATATGACGATGTACCTAACAACCCGTGCAGCAGTATGAATTTCCGCCTGGAACGATGGAATGGGTGGTTCTGGTCGGAAATCGGCACGCAGACCGCTAACAGGTGCGACGGGCCGGATGATCTGGTGTTTCATACCAGCGGTGGCGAGTACCGTTTCGTCGCCAGTCCTGCTCGTGGACCCGGTGGGCCGCAGGTCGACGCCGACGGGATCGTCTACTACCCCTAACCTCGAGGGAGCTGTGTGTGATGAGAGTGAACAAGGCTATCGCCGTGCTGGCCATGTCGGCGGCAGCGCTGGTGGGCGGTGCCGGCGTCGCGGTCGCCGACGAGGTCAATGCCTCGGCTGGGCCGTGCACTAAGGACGTGACCGGCGCTTGGGAGATTTGCATCAACTATGAAATCGACGGCGCATGGGCCTCGGGTGCGGGGCCGGCAGATCGCGAAATCTTCATTCGAATCAGCGATCCCGCCGGAAACAAATTCGTCGATTCCGGCTGGGGCTGGGCAACCACTTCGGAACTGCCCTACGGCAACCTCGCCTGTATCACCGACGGGTTCGACGGCGAGGCATGGCTCTGTGTTTGGTGATCACCCTTGATGCCACGCGCATCTTCTTCAGTGCTCCGGCAGGGCCGTGCCCAGCACGGCCCTGCCGCGTGCGGCCGGCCGCCGTTCGGTGCTGGGGGAGCGGATTTCGCTGAGCCAGTTCGTGCACAGCCCTATGTCGCGGTGGAGCGCAGCGGCCGTGTCGCGGGGTGGATTGCCGAGGGCGGTCAGGATGGCGGCGTGGCAGGCGAGTGCGCGGGCGTGTTCGACGCGGTGGCCGGTTTCGGTGCTGGTGGTGATGGCGCGGCGGGCGTGCTCGTCGGCCAGTCGCAGTGACGCGGTTCTGTTGAGCGGATGTCGGTTGCGGTGTGTTTCCAGGTGGATTCGGGCGAGCGCGATGTGTGCCCGGATGCCGTGGCCGAGGCAGCCGACGGTGCGCGCCGAGGTGAGGGCTTCTTCGGCGAGTGCGCGGGCGTGGTCGAGGTTTCCTCGTCGCCGGTTGACGTGGGCGAGACCGACCAGGGTCTCGACCCGCGCCTGCTGGATGCCGGCGTGGTCGGCGATGTGGAGCGCCTGGTGGTAGCGCTCGTTCGCGTGGTCGATCCGGTCGTCCACGAGGTCGATGCCGGCCCGGGCGTTGAGGGTGCGGACCTGTCGTGGGAGATCGGCCAGTTCGTGGGCGATGGCCACGCTGAGGTCTGCGTGTGCGCGGGCGGCGTCGAGGTCGCCGCGGTCGCAGTGAAGACGGGACAGCGCCATGGCCCCGAGGACCTCGGTCGCCCGGTGTGGCAGGCGGCGGGCGAGCGCCAGGCAGTCGATGAGGTGGGTCGCCGCGGTGGCGAAGTTGCCGCGCTGGTGTTCGGCGGTGCCGATCGCGAACTGGGCGAGCGCGCGGCCGATGTCGTCGTTGGTCCGGTCGCACAGCTCAAGCGCGAGGCGGGCGTGGGTGACCGCGTCCTCAAGGCGCCCCATCAGTTCGTAGACGGTACTGAGATGATCGAGTGCGACCTGCTGCCTGCCCGCCGCGTGGGATCCTCGACCGGGCGGCAGGGCGAGTGCTTGCTGGTGGAAGGTCAGGGCGACCGTCAGGTTTCCCAGATTCTGGTGGGCGAGCCCGATCGCGGTGAGCAGGGAGCCTTCCGCGTCAGTCCAGCCGACCGCGCGCACCAGTCGCAGTGCGGCGTCGCCGAGGTCGATCACCAGCGGGTTACCGCCGTTGTGGGTGTGGAGGTGGATCGTGTTCACCGCGGCGGCGGCCGCGCCGAGCGGGTCGCCGTCGGCCTTGGCGGCGATTTCGGTGGCGTGCGCGGTCAGCTGCCATTCGTTGAGCCGGCGGTTGTTCGCGAAGTATCCGCGCAGCGTTGCGCCGAGTCGCCAGGTTCGGTCGTGGGGGCCGTGCGCGGCGCTGTGCGTGACCGCGGCGACCAGGTTGTCGCGTTCGTGGTCGAGCCACTCGACGGCGTCGATGGCGCTGCGAGGCTGGACGGGTGAGATCGCGGTGGGTACGGGTGGCAGTGGTAGCCGGATGTGGAGCGGGTCGAGCAGCTTGGCCGCGGCGTCGGCGCTGTGGGTGTACCAGTCGAGTAGCCGTTGTCGCGCCTGGTCGAGGCCGTCGTCGGTGCTCGCCAGCTCGGCGGCGTAGGAGCGGAGTAGGTCGTGGCGGGCGAAGCGGCCGCATGGCAGGTCGTCGACCAAGTGCGCCTTGGTGAGCGCTTGCAGTGAGTCCACGGCCTCGGCCCGGTTGATGCCCGCGATGGCGGCGACCGCGTCCGGGGTGAAGTCGGGCCCTGGTGCCGCCGCGAGCAACCGGAAGATTCGCTGGTCGCGGGCGTTGAGCCGCTGGTAGGAGTGCGTGAAGGCCGGGCGCACCGCGGAGGAGGGGTCGTCGTCCACCTCGAGCGCGCTCAGGCCCGCGGCGCGGAGATCGGCCGCGTAGTCAGCGATGCTTCGGCCACCGCTGGTCGCGTTGACAGCGGCGATGCGCAGTGCCAGCGGCAGGTAGGCGCAGAGCCTGGCGAGCGTGGCCACGGCCGCGGGTTCATGTTGGGCGGCCTCCCCGATGCCGTTTCGCAGCACCGTGTGCGCTTCGGCCGGGGGGAGCGGGTCGAGCCGGACGGCGCGCACGCCATGACTGGCCTCGAGCCCGGGAAGCCGGTCTCGGCTGGTGATCACGACCGCGCTGCCTGGCGAGCCCGGCAACAGCGGGCGCACCTGCTCGGCGGTCGCGGCGTTGTCCAGCAGGATCAGGATCCGGCGGTCGGCCAGCACGCTCCGGTAGAGCGCGGCGGCCCGGTCGATGTCGGCCGGCACTTGTTCCGCGGCGACCCCGAGTGAGCCGAGCAGGCCGGTGAGTGCCTCGAGTGTGCGTACCGGGGCTTGGTGGGCGAATCCGAGCAGGTTGAGGTAGAGCTGACCGTCGGGGAACCGGTCGGTGGCGCGGTGCGCCCAGTGCACGGCGAGTGCGGTCTTGCCCACGCCCGCCGTGCCGACGACCAGTGCCAGGCCGACCCCAGGTGCCTCACCGAGCAGAAGCCGGTCCAGCCGTTCGAGATCGGCGTCCCGGCCGGTGAACCCCGCGGTCGCCGCCGGCAGCTCGGCAGGGGTGACCGGTGGCGTGCGTCCCGGCCGGGGCGGGGCGGCGATCTCCAGCCTCGGGTCCGAGGTGAGGATCGCCTGGCGCGCCCGGCGAAGCGAGGGTGAGGGATCCAGGCCGAGCTCGTCGGCGAGCAGCCGGCTCGCGCGCCGGTACTCCTCCAGCGCGTCGGCCCGGCGGCCTGCCCGGTACAGCGCGATCATCAGCAGCTCGCGCAGATCCTCCCGGAGCGGGTACTCACCACACAGGGCGGTCAGTTCGGTGATGACGATTTCGTGCTCGCCGAGCGAGGACCGCACCTCCGCCCACCGGCATCGCGCGGCGAAACGCTGCTCGCTGAGCCGCACCCCCTCGTCGCGCAGGAGTGCTTCGGAGCGCACACCACCGAACGGCTCACCCCGCCACAACCCCAGCGCAGCAGCGAACAGGGCAGCCGCGGCGGCGAGGTCGCCGCCCTGCTGCTCCGCGCGGCGCGCCTGGTCGAGCAGCGAGGTGAACCGCGCGAGGTCGAGATGGTGCTCGTCGACGGTGATGCGGTAGCCGCCGGAGGTGGTGCCGATCAGGTCGTCACCGAGCGCGCCGCGCAGCCGGCTGACGTAGGTGTGCACCGCGGCCTTCGGGTTCGCCGGCAGGTCGCCGTCGTCCCACAGCCAGGCCGCCAGCTGATCGACGGTCACCGACACGTTGGCGCGCGCCAGCAACCCGGCGAGCAGGGTGCGCACCCTGCCGCCCGGAACCGCCGCCTCCCGGCCGTCCGCGGTGACCCGAAGAGGTCCGAGCACCTGGAACGAGTAGGTCATGGTCGGTGTCCCTACGGACCGAGGCCGGGTTCGAGGACCGCCTGCCGGCAACGAGCCTGTCGGGGCGGTGCGGAAGGGATCGGCATGCGTCGACCCTAGCAAGCATAAAACGTGACGTCTCGTTTTTCGCGGAAGTCGCGCCCCGGCAAACCGGCGACCAGGGGGAGTGGGGTTAAGCGTTGTTCGTTGGTCGAGGCTGCTCTGGGCGCAGCCCGGTGAAGCAGATGTCCAGTGTCGCATCGACCTGGGCCTCGGACACGGGCTCGGCGCGCAGCAACAGCCGGAAGTACAGCGGCGAGAACAGCAGCTCGACGATCGCGTCCAGATCGGTGTCGGCGCGGATCTGCCCTTGTCGCCGTGCTGCCTCCAGCCGCTTGTGGCTCCTGGCTATGTGTGGCTCCACAGCGATCTCGTGCAGTGCCGTCGCGAGCGCCGGGTCGGTCTGGGCGGCGCCGATCACCCCGGCGACGGTCTCTGCCATATCGCCGGCCAGGAACGCGACCACGGAGCGCATCTGGCTGCGCAGGTCGGCCACGATGTCACCGCTGTCCGGCATGCTGATCGCGTTCTCGGCCTGCTCGTTGATCGCCTCCATGACGACCGCCGCTTTCGACGGCCACCATCGGTAGATCGTCTGCTTGCCGACTCCGGCGCGCCGTGCGATGCCGTCCATGGTCGTGTGGCCGAACCCCACCTCCTGGCACAGTTCGAGGCAGGCACGCAGGATCGCCTGCCGAGAACGAGCCTGCCGACGCGGTGGCGACGTTATCGACATGAGCTGACACTATCAGGTAAAACGGGACGTCCTGTTCCCGTCGAGCCTGCTCGCGATCGCGCTATCCGGGTCCACAAGGGACGGTGGCGTGTGACACCGAACTGAAAGGGCGATCGGGCAGGCTGGCCGCGACACGGGGTGCGCCCGCACACCGTCTTTTCCGTGGAGGCAAGGTGACCATGGGGGGACTATCGGCTTTGCCGCGTGCCCGCCGCGGCCGGGTGTTCGCGGTCGTTGTCGTGTTCGTTTCGGTCGTCGGTGCCTGCGAGTCCGAACCCGGTGGGGGCGAGGCGGCGGTCGAGCTGTCCCGGGAAGCCGTCGCGGCCGACACGAGTTGGCGTGACCGGGTGCTGGACGTCGACGGGCCGCACGTGTACCCGAGGTCGGTGACGGTGGTGTCCGGCTCGGCGGGGGTGCGCGAGGCCGAGGGGTTGCTGCGTCCCGACGGCGGGGCGACCACGTTGCGTCGCGAGGGCGAGGACGAGCCGGTGCTCCTGGTGGACCTCGGGGTGCTCACGAGCGGGTACCTCGAACTCGGCGTGGACGGCGGCACCGATGCTCCGATCCGGCTGGCGTACGCGGAGGGCAAGGAGTACCTCGATCCGCGCACTGGGGACGGGTCTGCCGACCCGGCCGACTTCTTCCACCAGGGCCAGACACCGGGCAGTGACGACGACCCGGACGCCAGGGCGGACGTATTCGCTCCGCGGGGCGAGCCGGCCACGCTGCGCAGCCCGGGTTTGCGGGGCGCGCAGCGCTACGTCGCGGTCTCCCTCGACAGTCCGGGAACGGCCACGATCGACTACCTCAGGGTGCGCCAGGCACAGCGCCCGGCGAGCTACGAGGGGTACTTCCGGTCGAGCGACCGGGTACTCGACGAGGCATGGTTCGCCAGCGCCTACGGCGTGAACCTGTCGGTGGCCAAGGACTCCAGGCGCAATTCGGACGCCGGGTGGATCATTCTGGACGGGCCGAAGCGAGACCGGATCCCGTACGTGGGGGACTTGCAGGTGGTCGCGCTGAGCGGGTACTACCAGAGCGGCGGCCACCGGGAGCCGGTGCGGAACACGCTCGCCCTGTTCGCCTGCCAGCAACACCCGGACGGCTCGCTGCCGGTGTCCAGCCGTATCGACGTGCCCTGCGGCCGGGCCGACCCGGGCCCGCCCGACGGGTCACCGCCGGGGTGGGAACCGCCACCGATCACCACGCTGGCGCGGCTGGACAGCTTCACCGCATGGTGGGTGATCGGCCTCGCCGACTACCACCGCTACGCCGGCGACCCCGAGTTCGTGCGTGCGATGCTGCCGGTGGCGCGGCGGGCGGTCCAGTTCCTCGCGAGCCGCACCGCCGGCGGCGACCTGTTCGTCACCGACCACTACGACAACCGGTGGGCGATCAACTGGCACCCGCCGAACACCGCGACCGGCATCGACGCCTACACCAACGCCGCCTACTACGGCGCACTGCGGGCGCTGGCCGGGCTCGAACGTTCGGTGGCCGATGACGACACGGCCGCACGAGGACTCGACGACCGAGCCGGCCGGGTCCGCGACGCACTGCTCGCACGGCTGTGGGACCCCGGCGCCGGCGCGATGGTGCTCAACACCCAGGATCCCCGCCGCGACCACACCGCCGACGCCAACATCGGCCCGCTGCTGCTCGGCATGTTCGACCAGAACCAGGCGCGCGAGGCGATGCGGTTCCTCGGCACCGCGCTCGCCACCCCGTACGGCACCAAGACCAGCGAGCACCCGGCCGACACCAATCCACAGGACACCATCCACATGACGCAGTTCATCTCGCCTTACCTGCTGGCGAACGAGGCCCTCGGCCGGTTCCGCTACGGCGACGGAACCGGCGCACTACGGCTGATCCGCACCGCGTGGGGACACATGCTCCGCACCGGCCCCGGCACACCCTGGGAACAGATCCAGCTCGACGGCACCGCCGGGGGCGCCGGCACCTCCGGCGGCTCGACCGGCCTCGCACACGCCTGGAGCACGGCCGTTCCCGCGCTGTCGGCGCACGTGCTCGGCGCCGAGCCGATCGCCGACGGCTACCGCACGTGGCGGGTAGCTCCCCACCCCGTCGACCTGCGCTTCGCACAAGGCGATGTGCCCACCCCGCACGGCACGCTGTCGGTCCGGTGGCAACGAGGGGAGCACGACACCTCCTTCCGGCTGACCGCGGTGGCGCCCCACGGCACCACGGGCACGATCGCCCTACCCCTGCTCGGTCGGGACCGGGACATCGCGCTCAACGGCCACATCGTCTGGCGCGCCGGACAACCGGCCGGCCGATTCGCCGCCACGCGGGAGGGCGACCACGTCGTGTTCACCGGCCTGTCGGGCGCCACCACACTGGCCTGGTCATCCTGATGATCGCGAAAGCGCTCTGTAAGCGGACGCTGTTAGCGTTCGCCCGTATCTGACTTCAGGATCATGGAAGGAGCAATTTTGCCGAATGAGTACTGCAACGGCAGTTAGGTGAGTGGGTGACCGCGGCGGCCCGTCGGCGTCGAAGGGGGATGGGTGGAAGGGCTCACGGCGGGCGATCCCGTGGCCGTCGGCCGCTACCGGCTGGTCGGTTCGCTGGGTGAAGGCGGCATGGGGCGGGTGTGGCTCGGTGTCGCTCCGGACGGCCGGCTGGCGGCGGTCAAGCTGGTTCACCCGCATCTGGCGCGTGATCCGGGATTCCGTGCACGGTTTCGCCGCGAGGTCGAGGTGTCCCGGGCCGTGTCGGGCGCCTACACCGCCGCCGTGATGGACGCGGACGTCGAAACCGCCTCGCCCTGGCTGGCCTCGGTGTACGTGCCGGGCCCGTCGCTACGGCAGGCGGTCGACCTGGTGGGGCCGCTGCCGGTACACACCCTGCGCGTGCTCACCGCCGGGCTGGCCTCCGCACTCGTCGACATCCACCGGGCCGGCCTGATCCATCGCGACCTCAAGCCGTCCAACGTGCTGCTCGCCGAGGACGGGCCCCGTGTCATCGACTTCGGCATCGCCCGCGCGATCGAGGGCAACCACGAGCTGACCTCGACGGGGTCGATCAGCGGCTCACCGGGCTTCATGTCACCCGAACAGGCACTGGGCACCGACCTCAC includes:
- a CDS encoding AfsR/SARP family transcriptional regulator, coding for MTYSFQVLGPLRVTADGREAAVPGGRVRTLLAGLLARANVSVTVDQLAAWLWDDGDLPANPKAAVHTYVSRLRGALGDDLIGTTSGGYRITVDEHHLDLARFTSLLDQARRAEQQGGDLAAAAALFAAALGLWRGEPFGGVRSEALLRDEGVRLSEQRFAARCRWAEVRSSLGEHEIVITELTALCGEYPLREDLRELLMIALYRAGRRADALEEYRRASRLLADELGLDPSPSLRRARQAILTSDPRLEIAAPPRPGRTPPVTPAELPAATAGFTGRDADLERLDRLLLGEAPGVGLALVVGTAGVGKTALAVHWAHRATDRFPDGQLYLNLLGFAHQAPVRTLEALTGLLGSLGVAAEQVPADIDRAAALYRSVLADRRILILLDNAATAEQVRPLLPGSPGSAVVITSRDRLPGLEASHGVRAVRLDPLPPAEAHTVLRNGIGEAAQHEPAAVATLARLCAYLPLALRIAAVNATSGGRSIADYAADLRAAGLSALEVDDDPSSAVRPAFTHSYQRLNARDQRIFRLLAAAPGPDFTPDAVAAIAGINRAEAVDSLQALTKAHLVDDLPCGRFARHDLLRSYAAELASTDDGLDQARQRLLDWYTHSADAAAKLLDPLHIRLPLPPVPTAISPVQPRSAIDAVEWLDHERDNLVAAVTHSAAHGPHDRTWRLGATLRGYFANNRRLNEWQLTAHATEIAAKADGDPLGAAAAAVNTIHLHTHNGGNPLVIDLGDAALRLVRAVGWTDAEGSLLTAIGLAHQNLGNLTVALTFHQQALALPPGRGSHAAGRQQVALDHLSTVYELMGRLEDAVTHARLALELCDRTNDDIGRALAQFAIGTAEHQRGNFATAATHLIDCLALARRLPHRATEVLGAMALSRLHCDRGDLDAARAHADLSVAIAHELADLPRQVRTLNARAGIDLVDDRIDHANERYHQALHIADHAGIQQARVETLVGLAHVNRRRGNLDHARALAEEALTSARTVGCLGHGIRAHIALARIHLETHRNRHPLNRTASLRLADEHARRAITTSTETGHRVEHARALACHAAILTALGNPPRDTAAALHRDIGLCTNWLSEIRSPSTERRPAARGRAVLGTALPEH
- a CDS encoding TetR/AcrR family transcriptional regulator, whose translation is MSITSPPRRQARSRQAILRACLELCQEVGFGHTTMDGIARRAGVGKQTIYRWWPSKAAVVMEAINEQAENAISMPDSGDIVADLRSQMRSVVAFLAGDMAETVAGVIGAAQTDPALATALHEIAVEPHIARSHKRLEAARRQGQIRADTDLDAIVELLFSPLYFRLLLRAEPVSEAQVDATLDICFTGLRPEQPRPTNNA
- a CDS encoding alpha-L-rhamnosidase C-terminal domain-containing protein; translation: MGGLSALPRARRGRVFAVVVVFVSVVGACESEPGGGEAAVELSREAVAADTSWRDRVLDVDGPHVYPRSVTVVSGSAGVREAEGLLRPDGGATTLRREGEDEPVLLVDLGVLTSGYLELGVDGGTDAPIRLAYAEGKEYLDPRTGDGSADPADFFHQGQTPGSDDDPDARADVFAPRGEPATLRSPGLRGAQRYVAVSLDSPGTATIDYLRVRQAQRPASYEGYFRSSDRVLDEAWFASAYGVNLSVAKDSRRNSDAGWIILDGPKRDRIPYVGDLQVVALSGYYQSGGHREPVRNTLALFACQQHPDGSLPVSSRIDVPCGRADPGPPDGSPPGWEPPPITTLARLDSFTAWWVIGLADYHRYAGDPEFVRAMLPVARRAVQFLASRTAGGDLFVTDHYDNRWAINWHPPNTATGIDAYTNAAYYGALRALAGLERSVADDDTAARGLDDRAGRVRDALLARLWDPGAGAMVLNTQDPRRDHTADANIGPLLLGMFDQNQAREAMRFLGTALATPYGTKTSEHPADTNPQDTIHMTQFISPYLLANEALGRFRYGDGTGALRLIRTAWGHMLRTGPGTPWEQIQLDGTAGGAGTSGGSTGLAHAWSTAVPALSAHVLGAEPIADGYRTWRVAPHPVDLRFAQGDVPTPHGTLSVRWQRGEHDTSFRLTAVAPHGTTGTIALPLLGRDRDIALNGHIVWRAGQPAGRFAATREGDHVVFTGLSGATTLAWSS